A stretch of Porites lutea chromosome 5, jaPorLute2.1, whole genome shotgun sequence DNA encodes these proteins:
- the LOC140937241 gene encoding surfeit locus protein 1-like codes for MVLARIFTRCHQLLFTKAGRNKVHHFLKLSTANTEAKESKLHYLLLIIPVSTFGLGTWQIHRLQWKKGLIKELEERTTQPVQELSENIDKLRTKELEYRRIRLRGKFDHSEEIHVLPRSLNEGPHGGGGLGQRPKSGAHIITPFDLSETGQRILVNRGWVPRDKIEPEKRPEGQIQGEVELVGFIRQGEKRQPFQAKNNPEKNQWCSRDVDAMAEVTGSLPILVDADAASTIPGGPKGGQTRVYLRNEHLQYIITWYALSGFTAYMYYKLRKSPNKPIFK; via the exons ATGgtattggcaagaatttttaCCCGATGCCACCAGCTACTCTTCACCAAAGCTGGAAGAAATAAAG TTCATCACTTCCTTAAGTTGTCAACTGCAAATACAGAGGCCAAGGAGTCGAAATTACATTATCTTTTGCTGATCATTCCCGTATCAACATTTGGCCTTGGTACGTGGCAGATCCACAGATTGCAGTGGAAGAAAGGTTTGATTAAAGAGCTTGAGGAGAGAACAACTCAGCCAGTTCAAGAACTATCAGAAAA TATCGATAAACTAAGGACAAAAGAACTGGAATACCGCCGTATCAGATTACGAGGAAAGTTTGACCATTCAGAGGAAATTCATGTGTTACCAAGGTCACTTAATGAAGGCCCACATGGTGGAGGGGGCCTGGGGCAGAGGCCAAAATCTGGTGCACACATCATTACACCATTTGACTTGTCTGAAACTGG GCAAAGAATATTGGTCAATAGAGGATGGGTACcaagggataaaattgaacctgAGAAAAGACCAGAAGGACAG ATCCAAGGAGAGGTTGAGTTGGTTGGTTTCATAAGACAAGGAGAAAAG AGACAGCCCTTCCAGGCCAAAAATAATCCTGAGAAAAATCAGTGGTGTTCACGTGATGTGGATGCCATGGCTGAAGTAACAGGAAGTTTACCCATTCTTGTGGATGCTGATGCTG CCAGTACCATTCCTGGAGGGCCGAAAGGAGGTCAGACTCGAGTTTATCTACGAAATGAGCATCTTCAGTACATCATTACATG GTACGCTTTATCTGGTTTTACCGCTTACATGTACTACAAGCTGAGGAAGTCTCCAAATAAACCGATATTCAAATGA